In a single window of the Papaver somniferum cultivar HN1 chromosome 8, ASM357369v1, whole genome shotgun sequence genome:
- the LOC113302147 gene encoding probable WRKY transcription factor 40 — protein sequence MGNLVQDDSSLSLELNINPLVHYKESSGGRGSLIHELNRMSTDNKKLKEMLIEIAKKLNTMQNHLTEFISENQANLSSTTTTSKKRKANGQEVKDNTDCIPSSTSNSVIISNSMENSSMSGDENSWKKPREYLRSTKILRTYSRLDPSDTSLQVKDGYQWRKYGQKVTKDNPSPRAYFRCSLAPSCPVKKKVQRSFEDKSVLVATYEGEHNHSLHPNVTLLDLTRTGLCDDVKQCNLKTDQYGMQRFLIEKMASSLAQDPIFKASLASAISGRVHD from the exons ATGGGTAATTTGGTGCAGGatgatagttcacttagtttggAACTCAACATCAATCCGCTAGTGCATTACAAAGAATCGTCG GGAGGACGCGGCAGTTTGATACATGAGTTGAATCGGATGAGTACAGATAACAAGAAGCTAAAAGAAATGCTGATAGAAATAGCAAAGAAACTCAACACAATGCAGAATCATCTAACAGAATTCATAAGCGAAAACCAAGCAAATTTGAGTTCTACTACAACGACGTCAAAAAAGAGGAAGGCTAATGGTCAAGAAGTTAAGGATAACACTGATTGTATACCAAGTAGTACAAGTAACAGTGTAATTATCAGTAATTCCATGGAAAACAGCTCGATGAGTGGCGATGAAAATTCCTGGAAAAAACCAAGAGAATATCTCAGGAGTACAAAGATTTTAAGAACATATTCACGACTCGATCCATCAGATACAAGTCTG CAAGTGAAAGACGGATATCAATGGAGGAAATACGGTCAAAAGGTTACTAAAGATAACCCATCTCCAAGAGCTTACTTCAGGTGCTCCTTGGCCCCGTCTTGTCCTGTAAAAAAGaag GTACAAAGGAGTTTCGAAGATAAATCAGTCCTAGTAGCTACATATGAGGGCGAGCACAATCACTCGTTACATCCAAATGTTACACTACTAGATTTGACCCGAACTGGACTTTGTGACGATGTGAAGCAATGCAACTTAAAGACTGATCAGTATGGAATGCAGCGGTTTTTGATTGAGAAAATGGCATCTTCTTTAGCACAAGATCCTATCTTCAAAGCATCACTTGCCTCGGCCATTTCAGGAAGGGTTCACGATTAA